Genomic segment of Tiliqua scincoides isolate rTilSci1 chromosome 1, rTilSci1.hap2, whole genome shotgun sequence:
cagaaccccagtggataataagACATGACCTGTATTCTGTCACTATAGTACAGCAGGCCTTGATAAGATATGACTAATAGTATTTATTGCAATAGATAACAGAAATGAGTGGACTATTGAGATTCTGTGCTCACAttcaggctacagtcctgtacCCATTTACTTGAGAACAGGTGTTCATAGAATTGTGGTGTTATGCAAATCAGTCCAGTATATGTGGATATGTTTGCTTTACAGGTTTGTATTCTTTGGGTGTTCATAGAACTTCAAATAAGCAACAGGCAAAGTAGCTTGAAGAACCGTGAAGAGCGTAGGAGACCCCTCTGTGCACAGGAGCCTTTTGCTCATTGTGTCTGTCCTTTCAAAGATGAAACTGCAGCTATAAGGGAGGGGTGGGTGAGTGTATGAAGGagacagaaatttttttttcaggaTTGTGTGTTAGTTTCTGGATGTCCATGAAGTCTGAAATTCCgtctcatcaaatccatagaaaACAATTGACTGTGCTTAGGTAATTGGGTTATAGACTAGGGCTGTATGTTGTGGTACTAAGTACAATCAGGAGTGCATATCAAAGTAACTCAAATTCCTTGCCAAGAAGAGCTGGATTATGTGCACTATTAGAAAGTGCACATCAGTTTTTTATATTTCTCTCACATAATGTAATGTCTCTGCAAATAATTAGCAAGTATAATGAACTGCCCTGGACATGGAAACCATGTCCCTTTTTCCAGGAGAAATTTTTTCTAGTCTTCCCTCTCCTGATATTCCCTGGGCCCTAGCCTATGCTGTCAAACTTGCGTCTGCAATCATAAGAGCTTGAAAGCTGGTGGAATCTTAAGTACTTGGTAATGAGAAGAAAGATCACTTCAGTTAGCAGCCCCTATATTCACAGTGATGTATTGGAGATCCATATTGAACTACAATTTTCAAGTAATGAAATAATATGAGTAGCCATATTTGCCAGTTTTTAGGACCTGCATTATTACCATCACCTTTTGAATGAGATCTGCAAAATGCAATACTTGGTCTCAGAGGTCCTTAAGTTATGACTTTTTTCGACATGGCCTCCTCCATTGGCCAGAGAATAGGGCAGCTGCAGGGATCTCCCCTCCCTACCTGGAAACTCTGCCCTCACTACTggttgcctaggggctgcactaGAGAAGCAAGACGAGGCACTGGCTGAAGTAGTAATCCAGATGTACATCCAGATGGTTTTCTATTATAATTATGGTACAAaccacttaggaattcattatgATTGAAGTATGGGGTTAAATCTATAAATACATAAATGTCACAATATGTTTCTGAATTCTAACATTTTTGAGTTTTGTCTTCTGTTTGTGGGAGCTTTCTCTAACAACAACTAGTTCTGGCATTTTAgtgctgttttgtgtttttaaaaaaagtgaatggAAAATAGTATCAGCTGGATGAGAAGGTGACTAAAGTGAATGCACTGCCATTGTGACGCTTTAAGGGATGGTTGTTGCTGTATTTGAGGTTGGAatcttttgctctctctctctctctctctctctctctctctctctcacacacacacacacacacacacacacacacacacacacacacagagtatacaGCAGGGAGGACGAGAGGTGTTTGGCTTCCTTTTTAGCATGTTTGCATTTGGACCAATCAGTTTTACATGTGCTTCATTTTGTTCTATGACCAGTGCACTTATACAGCATTATCTGTAGGGGATTGATGTATAGAAGAGCTTGTAGTAGGCAAGAAGCTTTCAACCCAATTTTATGGTTAATTTTCTTGATTCTGTTTTTGGTTGCAGATAACCACACTAACAGGTGGTATTCTGTGTATTGATAGTAAATGGTAACAAATTCACTGCTATCTGCTCTAGCTAAATAGCAACAGTGGCAAGTTAAAGCATTTGATTGCTTATAGGAATatttcttctctcagatgtgtATGTTGTACACCACCACTCTTGTTCCAGCATGTCCCATCTggtatttaaaaatacaaattacCTATCCAGGGtcttggaggggtgtgtgtgacttcaATCCCTAATATGGTTTTCTCATATATGGAGCCCACATGTGTTCCATGTATTGAGAACATGTACCTCCGTGTACCTACTTGTAAGGTATGAAAAAGATAAGTCATTTTGGGTTTATCATTACACCCAAATCATTACAAGATTTGCACTTGTAATGAGAAAAACCAGTTCAAACTTCaattacttttttcttttgcttctgatGAGAATATTGCAAATTGAGCATTCATATTCCAGTATGACTTATTATATTGTCTTTCAGAGTGATTtgaaaagggatttttaaaaaattacagtaaacaaaatttaccaaatcaatatttaaaaaaaaaatcatactttaGTACAAAGTTGATGTGGTAAGATCTACCCAAGATAACCAACCCATTAGGCATATTACAGCATAATAGTTTTAATACAGTTCTATTGTGACTTCTGAGTGAGCTGTGGTAGCTGGTGGTATGCTACCAAAAGTGCTAGGTTCCCATCCTTTTCATATCTGAGCTGCTACTGTAACTCACAATATGGAGACAGAGGTGATGAAGACAGTGGGAAGATTGACATCCAGGGCTTGCAAGGGATACATACAGCTATggtggagctggggggggaggggaataaagTGAATTTGTTTTCAGTAGAGTTTATGGGAAGAAGTATGCCATGTTTCTAGTCTAGATCTTTTTTGTTGCAAATTTGTTTTCTTGAAACTGTGGGCACTGTGTTCTAGGcatagacatcacagcaattcCCAATGGTCTGGGGATGCAGCTGGGCCTATTAGCCCTGCACCAGTATTCCTAATTCAGTTCTTGAACTGCAGTGGGACCAATGATTTCTATTGGTCCTCCAAAAGGCAAGACAGGAGCAGCTTACTCAAGTGGCTGAACTCTGTCTTGGCAGTATCAACCTTGCCAAAGTAGCTCGCCTCAAATTGAGCAGCAAGACTTGGAGGGGCCTAGGACCAATGAAGTGGTCTGATTCTTGGGCCTTATTCAGGCATTTGCTCCTCCATGGAGAGTAATGCACCAGGGCTTCCCAGCAGGACTATAGTTTGACCCTGCTTCCACTCAGCACATTCAAGTGTGAGGATGCAGTCATGGGTAGATGCTCTATGTCCAGCATTTGTGTTTGCTGGCTAACAATGAAATATGTGGTGTTTGTGGAGCTGCCACACTCTGAGGAAACCTTCACACATTCACACTCCATAAGAGAGCCTGAAAAGAGCTGTTGTGTGGGAATGGTTTTTAGGAAGATGTGGTAATGAGTTGAGGCCTGTGGTTGGCATCACACGTGCGTGTGAATGCACACATTAATAGCTCCACACACTTCCTTGGCCACTAAGAAAAGAGGGCAGGGTGAATGGCTGCCATCTTTCCTCAGCCATGCTAAGAGGAAAAAAGTGGCTGTCTACCCCCCCTTTTCTTAGGTGCTGAGAATGGCCCTAGAGTGGTTTGAGGCCTCTGAAGGAAGAAGGGGCCCACCCCCTGCACCTTTCCTCAGTTGCCACGAAAGAGGGTAGGGTAGGTGAACAATTTATTCCCTCAGTAGCACTGAGAGAAGAGGGCATTCACACCCTTCCCATAAAAAAGGCAACAGAGCAACTTTCTTTGTCATTTTCTCTAGCTACGAGAACTCTAGCTCGTACTTTTTGCACTTTTGTCATCGCAGGagcctctgaggaagcccattTGCAGATGTGAAGGTCAGAAAAAGGCAGTGCTACTGCTATTCAATCAGCTGAGCATGTTGCTCCATCACTGCCTAAAGGTGGCATGGGGGACTTGGGAAACAACTGGCTGGACCCGCAAGGAGGCCTGGGCACTTAGCCAGTTCTGCTCATCCTCTGATGCTGCCTCTATTGGGTGAGCATCTTCTGTACAGGAGCTGTCAAACAGTGTTACCAGCTATTTTCCTTCTCACAGCTGATTGGCTCCAGCCCTATAATTACAGCCTGTTGTCTTTTGTGATATAAAATGTGTCTGCTTTTCAAAAACATGTACTGGATCTCATCTTAGCTGTTATATGAAGAACTACAATATTAATGATGTGGTATCTTTCTCTACTTTGTTGCTCTATAAATTAAACATAGTTTTAAAATGGTGAGCCCATTGTAGATGGTTAAATGaggttcgttctctctctctctttatatatatatatccactTATATAGTggatatatatctatatctatatctatatctatatctatctatctatctatatctatatctatatctatatctatagatatagatatagatatagatatagatatagatatatatctcCACTTCGGGAACGTAATCTCTTTTTTTACAAAATAAAGCCAGTTGTTAATAGTGAGTGGGAGTGAAACACAATAAATTCTAGgaagtcatgaaactgacaaagcactaaGCAGCAATATGAAATTTAAGGAAGTCTGCTGGAAGAAAGCAAAATTCTAGGCAGAAACACTCAAATTCAGTATTGCACTTGCTCTGTTCAAATGAATCTATCTTCAGAATGGTACAGACTGAAGAAGGTATGTACCATTTTCTGGATGGAGAAAGTTCTGGAGGGAGCCTTGGGTTTTGCAGCATTTCATCCTAGAGTTCTCTAATTTTACATGTAATTTAACTGTCAATTTGGTTTTAGAAAGTGCTGCCCAAGTGTGTTAGTGCTACTTTTTCAGAACTGTGTTAACAGCAGGAAACACTTCCTGCTAACTTAAGCCACAATGGATCCTACCCCATGTGCATCTCCAGcatgtttttgtgtgtgcagggaaCTGTGTACATTCTCCTTTCCTGCAGCAGTACTTCCCACTGTGGTGAATGCTAGTCAAAGAGATGGATATTTTATGAGTGCCTTGGTGATGAATAACTGTGGTGGGAAGTCCAAAGACCTTCAGTAGATCTCATACCtgaatttcaaataaataattgtaCTGTAGAAATTGAAATAGTTGAAATTCAGTCTTTTATGACTTTCTGCGTCTGCCTTACCATAAACTGAAAAGTTACACACTGGTAAGTTAATTTAATCTTTTCTATGAAAGTAGAAAATAATCTCTTGACTTCTCATTGATAGACAGGTTGCAAGAATTCATGCACTGTCCTTGATAAAGGGATGCTGCAGCAACTGAAGGGCAGTGGGTCGCTCACACTGGTCCCTGTATGGGGATGAATAAAGATAACAGGAAAACATTTAGAGGTGTTTTTGTGGCCAATGGTGAACATTTGTGAAGACTACATCATATGTTACCATTTTGTTCATGTGAAATTACTTCTATTTACAGAAGCATCTATATGCTCTTAATTTATTGAGTGCATTAAGTGCTTTGCCATTCATGAGTATGTAGATAATTCATATGGGTTTATGGGTAGGAAGAAAGCCACTCTCTCTACACTACACATAGGAAATTCTGTACTTTCCAAGACACTCAAGCTGCCTAAGATATATGCTGATCCCAGTCTGGTTTGCCAGATTGGACCGTACGGCTACTCTGAGATTTAGGAGGTAGGGCCTGGTGATGCCATATAGTTGCATGCTATTGAtaagcccccccaaaaaatcggGTGACCAGCAGATCTGATGGGACCAGCTTTGTGGTGGGACTAGGTGGAGTCCCAAAGCAACGGTTTGAGAGGAAATAATgatttgactttttaaaagaagaatttCCCCAAAATTGTCCAGAATTTTTCAGAACTGAAATACCATTTAATGTAGTAATGTAGTCTTAAAACACAATTGTTACAGCTAGTCCCACTATTGCACACCACACTGCTCCCCTTCTTCTCATTCCAGGCCAATGAGAATAAATGAACTCATTTAGCCCACACTAATTTTGTATGGAAGGCAGGGCAGAGAAGACAGCAGAGGTAGCACTCAGAAACCCACATTTTGGACTGAAAACTGAAGACCCTGCAACTAACTGGAGAGCCTGAGAGAGTTTTCAAAAACCTGAGATGTGCAACTTTAACCCTTATTCCACTGAACATGTCCATATATTGGACCTTTAGAAAACGTGATGGTGGTCTTGTATCcctgttgtttttttcaaaataaaCAGTTTGTTTTCCAGTCAAGATGTTTAGGGCCCATGAAAAGTCATTCTCAAAGAGAATTTTTCCTAGGAGACTAAAATTTACATGAAGACTCCAGCATTAAATTTCCAAATTCAGTGCCAAATTATTAGCAAACAAAGGCCCTTCTAAATAATATTTTGCCTGGTTTATAGTTGGGGGTCAATTTGTCatggtttaaaaaactgtttttcagAATCAGTTTGTAAATTCTTTGAACTAAATTAATTGAACCGAATATCTGAGGAtcaaatattaaaaacatttcCCTGTTCACATAAAAAAACCACTTACCTGGTCAAGCACATATGGACAAAATCTGCTGCTTTTCTTGAACAATGATTGGGAAGTGGAGGCATAAGACCTCTATGAGCACCAATATAAAACATGGCTGCTATCTTATCCATGGAAGCCAGTGGTGGTTTTCCTGTGGCCATCTCAAATATAGTGCAGCCAATGCTCCAAATATCTGATTTTCTTCCATAGCCAGATTCATTTATCACTTCTGGTGCCATCCAATAAGGAGTGCCATGCACAGACTTGAGTGGTTCGCTGTGTGCGTCTGCCAGACTTATACATGCTAAACGTTTTGCACATCCAAAATCTATGAGCTTGATAACACCATTGGGCATGAGCATAACATTGTTGCCTTTAATGTCTCTGTGGATCACACATTTTTCGTGCAAGTAGGCAACTCCTTGTAGAATCTGTTTTGTGTATTTATGAAAGACAATTTCTGGCAATGGCCCAAACCGGTTAATAATACTACAAATTGAGCCACCAGGAACAAATTCCATAAAGATGCTCACAATGTTATCTACTAAACCGGTCCCTAGGTACCCCACGATGTTGACGTGTTTCAGAGTTTTTAAAATCTCAACTTCTTCTTGCAGTTTCTGATATTCCTTTTCAGTTCCAACTTGATTACAAGTATCTAATGCTACTTGTTTCACAGCTATCAATTCTCCTTGACTTGTGAGACCACAGTATACCTAGAAATCAAATAGAACTGTATAATTTGAACATGCAAATAAGAGATATATAAACAAAACATATTTAAAAGCTTTCTGATTGAGTAGATATACGGTACTAGATCTACTAGCTATAGTAGAACTCTAACTATATGCAGCTTAATTTGTTTGCCATATAAGTTTTATATGGTGGTGAAGTGGCATGTAAAGTCTATACTGTATTTAGATGTCAGTTCAGTGGTGTCTCTAAGTCATGGAGAGCTTCTGGTGCAGTGTGCCACTTTGCTCCACAGTGTGTGCCCATATTGGAAATGGTTATAATGAGGATATGCTGGAGTGGGGAAATCTAGGTCTCCCTGTGCTTGACAAatagagtaagggcacaatccaaactgtgccttgggccagcacaagttccttgtgacccaagagggtcacaaatgtggcATAAGGCACGCTTGCACCTTCTCGACAGTCGACTGGGCAGCATGGgcatgcagaggctgaatccagcttttATGCTGACTTGAAAGGGGAGGCTTGTGTCAGTTGAGGTCGacagatgcaagggtctgggcAGAAGAGATGCATCTGGGGCAGCGAGAGAGCGGGTGGAGGGCTGTCCTGGGTGGGTGAACagggagtgggagacagggctgggacccagcagatatgctggatcctagcccccattcccgaaTGGCATGGACCGGCTGCaagctgctctcctctcctcagacttatgctacctcctgtggtggcgcaagtctgaggggacccattggggctgcagtggcttgcctaggggtaaggggaagaatttccccttacttTCGCGGAGCCACTTTGaacccctatcttgcactggatacagtgcaggccacctagcctgtctgttccagtgcaagataggattgtgctgtaatagtACTTTCAACTCCTGCAGACCTTCTCACAGTTCTTGTCTGCCACCTTTCACCCTCAGCAGTGCATGGTTCTCAGGAATGTAGGGCTGCATGTGGAAGACTGCTGATGAGCTCAGAACCTGTCCTCCACACCTGATGTTGGTTCCTGTTGATGAAAGGCAGTAAAGCAGGTGCAAGCATGACTTTAGCTGAGGTATGTATAAAAGCCAATACTGTTACTTTCAGGCACAGTGAACAAACTCTTTAATGAAGGAAAAATACAGATTTTAACATTAATATAGATTTTAACAAAAATATAGTTTTTAACATTAAGCATTTTCTCAAAAGTGATGATCAAAATCTGATGTTTAAATCAGGGCAGGGAATGTAAGGCCATATCTATCTTTTGCCCATAGGAGAGTAGCTGTTGGATGAAAGGAGAAGCACAGTGCTTGAGATGGGAACAACTTCGGTGAAGTTGATACATCTTTACTTTGCTAAGAAATATCATGCATATTGATACTATGGATGCAAATTCAGATAATAAGAGTGTGTTGGATTGTATTCTAATTAGTCAGGACTAACTACCCACTTTTATGTGTGTGTACTCAGTGTGTTCACTGCTCATTGCGTCTACTGCTATTTGTGTTCAATGGAGGTTGCTCCTAGGACaatgtgtatagtattgcagcttaagtcttattgatttttaattagcAATGTCCTTTTAGTTATGACTAACTAAACTTAAGATATGATCCACTGTAAAGAATTTATGAACTCCCAATGTGACTTACCGTGCCATAGGCTCCTTTTCCAAGGATTTCACCTTTGGTCCACATGATAGGATCTGCATTAGTTAAAGTTTTTTCCAAAAATGTAGTTATATCTAAACTGTTTTCTTTACTGGATTCCATGAAGCCTGAACAGATGTTCTGTAAAAGGGGCAGAAGAATATACAAAAATATTGAGAAATTAGGAGTAGTGCAAAACTAAAACCCTtaccccatttctgcccggctcacaggtgtatgcatttggtcctGTATATGCAAcgatgggcagaaatgacttaatagTAAccatcttttgtgtgtgtgtgtggtgtgatatataatatatataatatacatgcAGGTtggttggcccttggtatctgcaggggtttcaaATCCTCCGCAGATatcaaaacctgtggataatcaaatctgcaggtaggagccatcagaggacctctggatgtgaccggaaaTGCCTTCTGGTGGTGTTCTGAGTTGCACAGaggttgtgcatggcctctgttaccctcagaaggcttcccagaggcttctaagaggcacttctggtcagACCGGCACATTTTTCTCAGACCGGAACTGCCTCTCAGAAGCCATGCACGacctccccacgcctcagaacacttcccaggcatgaccagaagttacttctggtcatgtctgggaagttcagtgaggccctccagatgcggGTCAGATAAGGAGGATATCCTCCTGTGGATAAGGAGGTCCACCTATAATAGATAAGCTTGTTGCTATTTAACATATGATTCATATGGAATTTATTGACACATGAAGTGGTCATGGCCACTGACTTTAAACCAAAAAAAGATAAGACAAATTCCTGGAGCATGGGTCTGTCAAGTGCTACTAGCCAAAATAGCTAATCAGAACCTCCATGTACATACAGTGTATACCTTGGAATACCAGAATATGGTATTCCAAACATAGAAGAATTATACCCTCCATGTCCTGCTTGGAATGAGGATGGTGTGATCATGTGTGCTGCCAAAGGCTCCTTTAGAATTTATGTATAAGAAAGCAATTTACCTCCATCTCCAGATCAATGTGCTCCACACTCTGCATACGGGATCACCAAACCCTTTATATTACTATCAATAAGTAAAGAGCTGGTCAAATAGAATACACTGATGCTTACCGTATTATTTGTATCATTTACTGCACTGGCTGCTTTATTCATGGTGCTTTCATTTTGGGTTTTTGCATCTGCACGCTTTGAAGAACTGGTGTCTACACCATCAAGAGAGAGCAACTCAGCTGCTAAGGAACAAAATAAGTCCTCTGTTATTTCTTCACTGTTTGCACAGCTCAGGATATTTTGATAGGTCTTGGAAAAGGGGCTGAGACCATGGCAGGTCCACTTAGTTGGTGTATTTGCCAAGACCACATTTTCATGCTGGAGATTTAGTTGAGCAGGTGAGTTAATTCCAGACAATGAAGAGGATATTCCTTGATCATTCTGATAGCACACAATCCAATCTGCTTCCAAATTTACAAGACAATCAGTTGCTTCAGTTCCTCCTTGCATGGAGTTGTTACTGTTCCCTGGGCATTTGTGTTCACTTACGTTATTTAAGAAAGGAGCATATTCTGCATGATCTTTGACCTCTGGCCAAAGTAATTCCTTTGTGGCAAGGGCTTTATTAACAAAAGCATCACTCACCTCCAAAGTGTGTTCCAGTGAGACTTCTTCAATAATTGACAAGTTTGAATTAGGAATGACTTCATTTTGTTGAGCAGAGCATGTAAGCTCAGGGGAAATAAGATGTTGCTGAGCTGCAGCATCATGAAATAGTTCCGAGTTCCCTGCAATCTGTATTTGTCCATCTGCTCTAGTGATGACTGCACCTTCAATCAGCTGTGGACTACTGTCTTCTGATTCAGATACCCCTTTTGGCACTGCATCCTTCTGTTTCTGTTTAATGCCAAGGGAATTCTTGAATGATGTAGGGTACGTTTTCTTCTGGACATTTCTGTCTCGGCAGCTTTTCTTCTCACTGAGATGGCGAGATTTATGTTTCAAAGCATTGAGTCTCCCAGTGGGAGCAGAATGTACATTCCTGCAACAACTGTTCTCCTGTCCGTTAGGCTTACGGAGTTGGGAGTATGCCGGAGTGCCAAACATTTCATAAATGCCAGGGCCTTTGTCATGAGAATTTATTTCCTTAAACATGTCACTGTATTTCAGATCCATGAAGTCCACAGAGGACTGTGCTTGCCTAATGGAAAGGGAAGTGATGGCTTTTTCTAAGCTAACAGAAGTTTTGGGAATACAGGAAAGCACCTGCTTTGGGAATTTCTGACTGTTCTGATTATAGCTAGATTTTTCATGCTGTCTGTGCCTTTTCTGAAGCCTTGAGGAAATCCCAGCTTGTTCACAAAACTGCTCTAGAGAATGGGAAATGGGATTCTTGGTTTTATTAGCATGATGTTGGATGGAGCTCTTGCCCAAAATCATGAAGTCTTCAGGCATCTTAGTGCAGACGGTAACATTTGCAGAAGATTTGGTTCTGTTGTTCTTTCCTTTATATCTGTCATTGTCCTTGTGAGCAAGTGTATTGAAACTGTGGCTTAAATTAGATGCTGTTGCAGGACGGGTGCTTTTTCTCTGTGTAGAATGCCTGGAAGCTTGAATCGGATGTTGCCCATATTCAGATATTGTAATATGGATGACAGGAACCACTTCGGTAATGTTGCTTTCAGCAGGTTCAGGAACAGTGACATTTTCCATCCTTCTCAAGTCAACTGTGTTACAAATGCTGCTTCCTAGTTGTTCAAGATCCATTAAAATGTTAGGAACGGTGTTTGCAAAGGAATTAACTTCTAAAACCTTGTTTGGCAAGCTGTAACCTAAATCTGCATTTGCAAGATCACTATTAACATTGTTTACATTTGCATTGTGATCTGATTTCACTTTTGAGGATTCTCTTTCCTTTGGACAGAGTTTAGGGTCCGTCCTGGTTGTGGAATCTTTTCCACAATTCTTTTCTTTGAAACTCTTTGGATGCCTTGAAGTGTGACATTCACATGCTTCCCCTGTGTGCATTGTTTTGCACTGACTGCTATTGTAGGGATGATGAAAAACACAATCTTTGCttacaatgctctgcttctcagATACCAAAGCATGACATCTTTCACTGGGGGAGATGTCATATTTGATATCTGTTCCAGGTTTGCTGCCTTCAAAATGCATTTCTTGGTCTTTGATATATCTAAAGGTTATACAGTAGTTATCAAGGGTGAATGAGTGTGCATCTCTAGTTGCAGTGAAACTGTGGGACCCAGATATGGGAGTCTGATTCTCAGACTGCTTAGAGTCCCTTTGCCACAGATTAAATGACTGAGGCTCAATATACTTTGTAGAAACAAAATGAGAGTTTAGAATACTTGAAATATGACTATCTGCCTTCTTCTCGCCTTTGTCTTCTAGATGAGGAAGTTGTACCATTCTGATCAGATGACATGTCACAGGTGAAATGGTAAGCTGAAAGATccagaaaaacaaacaagcaatgaATCTAAGGGCATCTGCTGGAGCACTTTCCAGCATTAACAATAATTAGCAAACCCGGTTCCCATAGAGTTCTGAATTATTGCCATATATGTATGGTTTTATTACTGGTCAAAACAAGAGACTTGTACTTTGCTACATTATAAAATGTACTGTTTCCTTCCCCCGTATAGACTTGTTCCGTGGggagaaaagcaagatataaatttagtaaataaaataaacaaatacatgaAGTTCAACATAATAAAAATGTATTGAATTCCCCATGTAGCCCTGAACCAAGGAACCTCAATATGAATAACTTTCCTGTCTATCAGAACTTCACATTTAGTTCCTTTTTGTAATATTCAGGTAATAGCTGTACTTTCTTTAACAAAATTTTGCTATCATTAAGGAAATGAAACTACATAGTTTACACTAGTTAACAATAAATTGCTTGTTCAACATCCGatggtcctttttaaaaaaaacatcatAAATGTtattaggggtgtgtgtgtgtgtgtgtgtgttggtgttcTGTCAGGGCTGTAAATTTGCTTTATAAATTATTCTGTTTTTCCAGAAAACAACTGAATCACCATCTTGCATTGTGATTTGATCTGACTTTGCTATTCTGTGCTAGCCATCTGCCAGGTACTCACTAACCAACACACAAAT
This window contains:
- the MAP3K19 gene encoding mitogen-activated protein kinase kinase kinase 19, translated to MVQLPHLEDKGEKKADSHISSILNSHFVSTKYIEPQSFNLWQRDSKQSENQTPISGSHSFTATRDAHSFTLDNYCITFRYIKDQEMHFEGSKPGTDIKYDISPSERCHALVSEKQSIVSKDCVFHHPYNSSQCKTMHTGEACECHTSRHPKSFKEKNCGKDSTTRTDPKLCPKERESSKVKSDHNANVNNVNSDLANADLGYSLPNKVLEVNSFANTVPNILMDLEQLGSSICNTVDLRRMENVTVPEPAESNITEVVPVIHITISEYGQHPIQASRHSTQRKSTRPATASNLSHSFNTLAHKDNDRYKGKNNRTKSSANVTVCTKMPEDFMILGKSSIQHHANKTKNPISHSLEQFCEQAGISSRLQKRHRQHEKSSYNQNSQKFPKQVLSCIPKTSVSLEKAITSLSIRQAQSSVDFMDLKYSDMFKEINSHDKGPGIYEMFGTPAYSQLRKPNGQENSCCRNVHSAPTGRLNALKHKSRHLSEKKSCRDRNVQKKTYPTSFKNSLGIKQKQKDAVPKGVSESEDSSPQLIEGAVITRADGQIQIAGNSELFHDAAAQQHLISPELTCSAQQNEVIPNSNLSIIEEVSLEHTLEVSDAFVNKALATKELLWPEVKDHAEYAPFLNNVSEHKCPGNSNNSMQGGTEATDCLVNLEADWIVCYQNDQGISSSLSGINSPAQLNLQHENVVLANTPTKWTCHGLSPFSKTYQNILSCANSEEITEDLFCSLAAELLSLDGVDTSSSKRADAKTQNESTMNKAASAVNDTNNTNICSGFMESSKENSLDITTFLEKTLTNADPIMWTKGEILGKGAYGTVYCGLTSQGELIAVKQVALDTCNQVGTEKEYQKLQEEVEILKTLKHVNIVGYLGTGLVDNIVSIFMEFVPGGSICSIINRFGPLPEIVFHKYTKQILQGVAYLHEKCVIHRDIKGNNVMLMPNGVIKLIDFGCAKRLACISLADAHSEPLKSVHGTPYWMAPEVINESGYGRKSDIWSIGCTIFEMATGKPPLASMDKIAAMFYIGAHRGLMPPLPNHCSRKAADFVHMCLTRDQCERPTALQLLQHPFIKDSA